The following are encoded in a window of Panicum virgatum strain AP13 chromosome 5N, P.virgatum_v5, whole genome shotgun sequence genomic DNA:
- the LOC120672205 gene encoding serine/threonine-protein phosphatase 6 regulatory subunit 3-like isoform X6, with translation MDLLFSFVKPDHPHSTLLSGYFSKVVICLMLRKTAPLMNYVQGHPEIVVQLVDLIGITSIMEVLIRLIGADENIYSNYGDAMQWLENTDVLEMIADKFSSSVSYKSSIAHEHDSPEVHANAAEILCAVTRCAPPSLATKICSPSFVGRLFHHALEESRPKSVLVHSLSVCISLLDPKRLASASYQAFKSNLSHGALVTASPETVDGMLESLGNLLKLLDTSAENVLPTTYGYLRPPLGKHRLKIVEFISVLLTIGSETAEKELIRQSAIKRSIDLFFEYPYNNFLHHHVENIIVSCLEGKRTELIEHVLNECDIVGKILVAERLSSLSTESNGPTVPSEERAPPRIGNVGHMTRIANKLIQLRNSNSTIQAHLQENTEWVEWQTNVLVKRNEVENVYHWACGRPTSLHDRGRDSDDDDYRDRDYDVAALANNLSQAFRYGIYSNDYIEEAQGSLERDDEDVYFDDESAEVVISSLRLGDDQEGSSLFTNSNWFTFDGERGINDCLSSSVPSSSPNSEETSLETEEAEDGKVIGTEDEMETVCLGNGSTEEAKDVAECTEQPNCSMADEPLQNTEGIERHSDVLNGDTEVGIDEVASAAAESSAPSVEIVAEKMVDEPLVAERTLGELAVSSDLDNSVSETSPGVNGNEPADSEVSSEQVSHDTDVQQPVKEVASDDVDETKTDAVKASD, from the exons ATGGATTTGCTTTTCTCATTTGTGAAACCTGATCACCCACATAGCACATTGTTATCTGGTTATTTTAGTAAG GTGGTAATATGTTTGATGCTGCGGAAGACTGCCCCACTTATGAATTATGTTCAG GGGCATCCAGAGATAGTTGTCCAGCTTGTTGACCTAATAGGCATCACATCAATAATGGAG GTGCTGATACGACTGATTGGTGCTGATGAGAACATATACTCAAACTatggtgatgcaatgcaatggttAGAAAATACAGATGTCCTTGAAATGATTGCTGATAAGTTTAGCTCATCAGTAAGTTACAAAAGCTCTATTGCCCATGAACAT GATTCTCCTGAAGTGCATGCCAATGCTGCAGAAATTCTGTGTGCAGTGACACGATGTGCACCACCATCTCTTGCTACTAAGATATGCAGTCCAAG TTTTGTTGGAAGGTTGTTCCATCATGCTCTTGAAGAATCAAGGCCCAAGTCTGTTCTGGTTCATTCATTGTCTGTGTGCATATCTTTGCTGGATCCAAAAAGACTAGCATCAGCTTCTTATCAAGCATTCAAAAGCAACTTAAGTCATGGGGCATTGGTCACTGCCAGTCCAGAGACAGTTGATGGTATGCTTGAGAGTCTAG GCAACTTGCTGAAGTTATTGGACACTTCTGCTGAAAATGTATTGCCAACAACATATGGATATTTACGCCCACCTCTTGGAAAACATCGTCTGAAG ATTGTAGAGTTCATCTCTGTGCTGCTTACAATTGGTAGTGAAACTGCTGAAAAGGAGTTAATAAGGCAATCAGCAATAAAGCGCTCAATTGATTTGTTCTTTGA GTACCCTTATAATAACTTTTTGCACCATCATGTTGAAAATATAATTGTTTCTTGCCTGGAGGGTAAAAGAACTGAACTTATTGAGCATGTTCTTAATGAATGTGACATTGTTGGTAAAATTCTTGTTGCGGAAAGACTTTCTTCTTTGTCGACTGAGTCTAATGGG CCTACCGTACCCTCAGAAGAGAGAGCCCCTCCAAGAATTGGGAATGTTGGTCACATGACAAGAATAGCCAATAAGCTTATTCAGTTGAGAAATAGTAACAGCACAATACAGGCACACTTACAG GAAAATACTGAGTGGGTTGAATGGCAAACAAATGTGCTGGTCAAACGCAATGAAGTGGAGAATGTTTATCATTGGGCTTGTGG GCGCCCAACATCATTACATGATCGTGGTAGGGATAGTGATGACGACGACTACCGAGACAGGGATTACGATGTGGCTGCTCTTGCTAATAACTTGAGTCAGGCATTTCGTTATGGAATATACAGCAACGATTACATTGAAGAG GCACAAGGATCACTTGAACGAGATGATGAG GATGTGTATTTTGATGACGAATCAGCTGAGGTGGTAATATCTTCTCTGCGTCTGGGAGATGACCAGGAAGG CAGCTCCCTCTTCACAAATTCAAACTGGTTCACATTTGATGGAGAGAGAGGCATCAATGACTGTTTATCCAGTTCTGTTCCTTCATCATCACCCAATTCTGAGGAGACTTCCCTAGAGACCGAGGAAGCTGAGGATGGTAAAGTCATTGGCACTGAGGATGAAATGGAAACCGTGTGCCTTGGAAATGGCAGTACAGAGGAGGCAAAGGATGTAGCAGAATGTACTGAACAGCCAAATTGTAGTATGGCAGATGAGCCATTGCAAAATACAGAAGGTATTGAACGGCATTCAGATGTTTTGAATGGCGATACTGAAGTAGGTATAGATGAGGTTGCCTCCGCAGCGGCAGAATCTTCAGCCCCATCAGTTGAGATAGTGGCAGAGAAAATGGTGGATGAACCATTAGTGGCAGAGAGAACATTAGGTGAACTAGCAGTCTCGTCTGATTTGGACAATTCTGTTTCTGAAACTTCACCTGGTGTTAATGGAAATGAGCCAGCTGACTCTGAAGTATCTTCTGAACAAGTCAGCCATGACACTGATGTACAGCAACCAGTAAAGGAAGTTGCCAGCGACGATGTTGATGAAACAAAAACTGATGCAGTAAAAGCAAGCGACTGA
- the LOC120672205 gene encoding serine/threonine-protein phosphatase 6 regulatory subunit 3-like isoform X7 — translation MDLLFSFVKPDHPHSTLLSGYFSKVVICLMLRKTAPLMNYVQGHPEIVVQLVDLIGITSIMEVLIRLIGADENIYSNYGDAMQWLENTDVLEMIADKFSSSDSPEVHANAAEILCAVTRCAPPSLATKICSPSFVGRLFHHALEESRPKSVLVHSLSVCISLLDPKRLASASYQAFKSNLSHGALVTASPETVDGMLESLGNLLKLLDTSAENVLPTTYGYLRPPLGKHRLKIVEFISVLLTIGSETAEKELIRQSAIKRSIDLFFEYPYNNFLHHHVENIIVSCLEGKRTELIEHVLNECDIVGKILVAERLSSLSTESNGPTVPSEERAPPRIGNVGHMTRIANKLIQLRNSNSTIQAHLQENTEWVEWQTNVLVKRNEVENVYHWACGRPTSLHDRGRDSDDDDYRDRDYDVAALANNLSQAFRYGIYSNDYIEEAQGSLERDDEDVYFDDESAEVVISSLRLGDDQEGSLFTNSNWFTFDGERGINDCLSSSVPSSSPNSEETSLETEEAEDGKVIGTEDEMETVCLGNGSTEEAKDVAECTEQPNCSMADEPLQNTEGIERHSDVLNGDTEVGIDEVASAAAESSAPSVEIVAEKMVDEPLVAERTLGELAVSSDLDNSVSETSPGVNGNEPADSEVSSEQVSHDTDVQQPVKEVASDDVDETKTDAVKASD, via the exons ATGGATTTGCTTTTCTCATTTGTGAAACCTGATCACCCACATAGCACATTGTTATCTGGTTATTTTAGTAAG GTGGTAATATGTTTGATGCTGCGGAAGACTGCCCCACTTATGAATTATGTTCAG GGGCATCCAGAGATAGTTGTCCAGCTTGTTGACCTAATAGGCATCACATCAATAATGGAG GTGCTGATACGACTGATTGGTGCTGATGAGAACATATACTCAAACTatggtgatgcaatgcaatggttAGAAAATACAGATGTCCTTGAAATGATTGCTGATAAGTTTAGCTCATCA GATTCTCCTGAAGTGCATGCCAATGCTGCAGAAATTCTGTGTGCAGTGACACGATGTGCACCACCATCTCTTGCTACTAAGATATGCAGTCCAAG TTTTGTTGGAAGGTTGTTCCATCATGCTCTTGAAGAATCAAGGCCCAAGTCTGTTCTGGTTCATTCATTGTCTGTGTGCATATCTTTGCTGGATCCAAAAAGACTAGCATCAGCTTCTTATCAAGCATTCAAAAGCAACTTAAGTCATGGGGCATTGGTCACTGCCAGTCCAGAGACAGTTGATGGTATGCTTGAGAGTCTAG GCAACTTGCTGAAGTTATTGGACACTTCTGCTGAAAATGTATTGCCAACAACATATGGATATTTACGCCCACCTCTTGGAAAACATCGTCTGAAG ATTGTAGAGTTCATCTCTGTGCTGCTTACAATTGGTAGTGAAACTGCTGAAAAGGAGTTAATAAGGCAATCAGCAATAAAGCGCTCAATTGATTTGTTCTTTGA GTACCCTTATAATAACTTTTTGCACCATCATGTTGAAAATATAATTGTTTCTTGCCTGGAGGGTAAAAGAACTGAACTTATTGAGCATGTTCTTAATGAATGTGACATTGTTGGTAAAATTCTTGTTGCGGAAAGACTTTCTTCTTTGTCGACTGAGTCTAATGGG CCTACCGTACCCTCAGAAGAGAGAGCCCCTCCAAGAATTGGGAATGTTGGTCACATGACAAGAATAGCCAATAAGCTTATTCAGTTGAGAAATAGTAACAGCACAATACAGGCACACTTACAG GAAAATACTGAGTGGGTTGAATGGCAAACAAATGTGCTGGTCAAACGCAATGAAGTGGAGAATGTTTATCATTGGGCTTGTGG GCGCCCAACATCATTACATGATCGTGGTAGGGATAGTGATGACGACGACTACCGAGACAGGGATTACGATGTGGCTGCTCTTGCTAATAACTTGAGTCAGGCATTTCGTTATGGAATATACAGCAACGATTACATTGAAGAG GCACAAGGATCACTTGAACGAGATGATGAG GATGTGTATTTTGATGACGAATCAGCTGAGGTGGTAATATCTTCTCTGCGTCTGGGAGATGACCAGGAAGG CTCCCTCTTCACAAATTCAAACTGGTTCACATTTGATGGAGAGAGAGGCATCAATGACTGTTTATCCAGTTCTGTTCCTTCATCATCACCCAATTCTGAGGAGACTTCCCTAGAGACCGAGGAAGCTGAGGATGGTAAAGTCATTGGCACTGAGGATGAAATGGAAACCGTGTGCCTTGGAAATGGCAGTACAGAGGAGGCAAAGGATGTAGCAGAATGTACTGAACAGCCAAATTGTAGTATGGCAGATGAGCCATTGCAAAATACAGAAGGTATTGAACGGCATTCAGATGTTTTGAATGGCGATACTGAAGTAGGTATAGATGAGGTTGCCTCCGCAGCGGCAGAATCTTCAGCCCCATCAGTTGAGATAGTGGCAGAGAAAATGGTGGATGAACCATTAGTGGCAGAGAGAACATTAGGTGAACTAGCAGTCTCGTCTGATTTGGACAATTCTGTTTCTGAAACTTCACCTGGTGTTAATGGAAATGAGCCAGCTGACTCTGAAGTATCTTCTGAACAAGTCAGCCATGACACTGATGTACAGCAACCAGTAAAGGAAGTTGCCAGCGACGATGTTGATGAAACAAAAACTGATGCAGTAAAAGCAAGCGACTGA
- the LOC120672205 gene encoding serine/threonine-protein phosphatase 6 regulatory subunit 3-like isoform X4 yields the protein MFWRMTGLSGASPVDTILDKENFTLEELLDEDEIIQECKALNSRLINFLRDKAQVEQLLRYVVEEVPEDSEKKRSFKFPFIACEIFTCEIDVILRTLVEDEELMDLLFSFVKPDHPHSTLLSGYFSKVVICLMLRKTAPLMNYVQGHPEIVVQLVDLIGITSIMEVLIRLIGADENIYSNYGDAMQWLENTDVLEMIADKFSSSDSPEVHANAAEILCAVTRCAPPSLATKICSPSFVGRLFHHALEESRPKSVLVHSLSVCISLLDPKRLASASYQAFKSNLSHGALVTASPETVDGMLESLGNLLKLLDTSAENVLPTTYGYLRPPLGKHRLKIVEFISVLLTIGSETAEKELIRQSAIKRSIDLFFEYPYNNFLHHHVENIIVSCLEGKRTELIEHVLNECDIVGKILVAERLSSLSTESNGPTVPSEERAPPRIGNVGHMTRIANKLIQLRNSNSTIQAHLQENTEWVEWQTNVLVKRNEVENVYHWACGRPTSLHDRGRDSDDDDYRDRDYDVAALANNLSQAFRYGIYSNDYIEEAQGSLERDDEDVYFDDESAEVVISSLRLGDDQEGSLFTNSNWFTFDGERGINDCLSSSVPSSSPNSEETSLETEEAEDGKVIGTEDEMETVCLGNGSTEEAKDVAECTEQPNCSMADEPLQNTEGIERHSDVLNGDTEVGIDEVASAAAESSAPSVEIVAEKMVDEPLVAERTLGELAVSSDLDNSVSETSPGVNGNEPADSEVSSEQVSHDTDVQQPVKEVASDDVDETKTDAVKASD from the exons atgttcTGGCGCATGACCGGCCTGTCCGGGGCCTCGCCC GTGGATACAATTCTGGACAAAGAAAATTTTACATTGGAAGAGCTTCTTGATGAGGATGAGATTATTCAGGAGTGCAAAGCACTGAATTCACGActcataaactt CTTACGTGACAAGGCCCAGGTGGAGCAGTTGCTTCGTTACGTTGTGGAAGAAGTTCCAGAGGACAGTGAAAAAAAGCGCTCATTCAA ATTCCCTTTTATTGCTTGTGAAATATTTACTTGTGAAATTGATGTCATTTTGAGGACCCTAGTCGAGGATGAAGAG CTAATGGATTTGCTTTTCTCATTTGTGAAACCTGATCACCCACATAGCACATTGTTATCTGGTTATTTTAGTAAG GTGGTAATATGTTTGATGCTGCGGAAGACTGCCCCACTTATGAATTATGTTCAG GGGCATCCAGAGATAGTTGTCCAGCTTGTTGACCTAATAGGCATCACATCAATAATGGAG GTGCTGATACGACTGATTGGTGCTGATGAGAACATATACTCAAACTatggtgatgcaatgcaatggttAGAAAATACAGATGTCCTTGAAATGATTGCTGATAAGTTTAGCTCATCA GATTCTCCTGAAGTGCATGCCAATGCTGCAGAAATTCTGTGTGCAGTGACACGATGTGCACCACCATCTCTTGCTACTAAGATATGCAGTCCAAG TTTTGTTGGAAGGTTGTTCCATCATGCTCTTGAAGAATCAAGGCCCAAGTCTGTTCTGGTTCATTCATTGTCTGTGTGCATATCTTTGCTGGATCCAAAAAGACTAGCATCAGCTTCTTATCAAGCATTCAAAAGCAACTTAAGTCATGGGGCATTGGTCACTGCCAGTCCAGAGACAGTTGATGGTATGCTTGAGAGTCTAG GCAACTTGCTGAAGTTATTGGACACTTCTGCTGAAAATGTATTGCCAACAACATATGGATATTTACGCCCACCTCTTGGAAAACATCGTCTGAAG ATTGTAGAGTTCATCTCTGTGCTGCTTACAATTGGTAGTGAAACTGCTGAAAAGGAGTTAATAAGGCAATCAGCAATAAAGCGCTCAATTGATTTGTTCTTTGA GTACCCTTATAATAACTTTTTGCACCATCATGTTGAAAATATAATTGTTTCTTGCCTGGAGGGTAAAAGAACTGAACTTATTGAGCATGTTCTTAATGAATGTGACATTGTTGGTAAAATTCTTGTTGCGGAAAGACTTTCTTCTTTGTCGACTGAGTCTAATGGG CCTACCGTACCCTCAGAAGAGAGAGCCCCTCCAAGAATTGGGAATGTTGGTCACATGACAAGAATAGCCAATAAGCTTATTCAGTTGAGAAATAGTAACAGCACAATACAGGCACACTTACAG GAAAATACTGAGTGGGTTGAATGGCAAACAAATGTGCTGGTCAAACGCAATGAAGTGGAGAATGTTTATCATTGGGCTTGTGG GCGCCCAACATCATTACATGATCGTGGTAGGGATAGTGATGACGACGACTACCGAGACAGGGATTACGATGTGGCTGCTCTTGCTAATAACTTGAGTCAGGCATTTCGTTATGGAATATACAGCAACGATTACATTGAAGAG GCACAAGGATCACTTGAACGAGATGATGAG GATGTGTATTTTGATGACGAATCAGCTGAGGTGGTAATATCTTCTCTGCGTCTGGGAGATGACCAGGAAGG CTCCCTCTTCACAAATTCAAACTGGTTCACATTTGATGGAGAGAGAGGCATCAATGACTGTTTATCCAGTTCTGTTCCTTCATCATCACCCAATTCTGAGGAGACTTCCCTAGAGACCGAGGAAGCTGAGGATGGTAAAGTCATTGGCACTGAGGATGAAATGGAAACCGTGTGCCTTGGAAATGGCAGTACAGAGGAGGCAAAGGATGTAGCAGAATGTACTGAACAGCCAAATTGTAGTATGGCAGATGAGCCATTGCAAAATACAGAAGGTATTGAACGGCATTCAGATGTTTTGAATGGCGATACTGAAGTAGGTATAGATGAGGTTGCCTCCGCAGCGGCAGAATCTTCAGCCCCATCAGTTGAGATAGTGGCAGAGAAAATGGTGGATGAACCATTAGTGGCAGAGAGAACATTAGGTGAACTAGCAGTCTCGTCTGATTTGGACAATTCTGTTTCTGAAACTTCACCTGGTGTTAATGGAAATGAGCCAGCTGACTCTGAAGTATCTTCTGAACAAGTCAGCCATGACACTGATGTACAGCAACCAGTAAAGGAAGTTGCCAGCGACGATGTTGATGAAACAAAAACTGATGCAGTAAAAGCAAGCGACTGA